A region of Aliivibrio fischeri DNA encodes the following proteins:
- a CDS encoding calcium/sodium antiporter has protein sequence MTELLMPTLLLIVGLSLLVWGADKLVFGSAALARNYGISPLVIGMTILAMGSSAPEMMVSAAAALDGKTDTAVGNVIGSNIANIALILGITALIKPLAISSAIIRRELPLMLMVTLLAGGIMFNNYLGFYEGLLLIGLFACFIIAMLYISKNEQQNGDILLEEQESEIPEGVANGKALFWVVVGLILLPVGANMLIDNAVVIAKYFGMSDLVIGLTIIALGTSLPELAASVAGVLKGEDDMAAGNIIGSNVFNILAVMGIPALINPSEISPDLMGRDFYVMLGVSILLLIMALGKSRSINRIEGGILVTCFCVYQGYLFLNMG, from the coding sequence ATGACAGAGCTGCTCATGCCAACTCTACTTCTTATCGTCGGTCTATCTCTATTGGTTTGGGGCGCCGATAAACTGGTATTTGGTTCTGCTGCCTTAGCGAGAAACTATGGTATTTCCCCTCTTGTAATTGGTATGACTATCTTAGCCATGGGCTCATCTGCACCCGAGATGATGGTGTCAGCTGCTGCTGCTTTAGATGGAAAAACAGATACTGCGGTTGGTAACGTTATTGGTTCAAACATTGCGAACATCGCGTTAATTTTAGGTATTACCGCCTTAATTAAACCATTAGCAATCAGCTCAGCAATCATTCGTCGTGAACTACCATTAATGCTGATGGTTACATTATTAGCTGGTGGTATTATGTTTAATAACTACCTTGGCTTTTATGAAGGTTTATTGTTAATTGGCCTTTTTGCTTGCTTCATCATTGCAATGCTATACATCAGTAAAAACGAACAACAAAACGGGGATATTCTTCTTGAAGAACAAGAATCTGAAATCCCAGAAGGTGTAGCAAACGGTAAAGCACTTTTCTGGGTCGTTGTAGGTCTTATCTTACTTCCTGTGGGTGCAAACATGTTGATTGATAATGCCGTTGTTATCGCTAAATACTTTGGTATGAGTGATTTAGTTATCGGCTTAACGATCATTGCATTAGGTACGAGTCTTCCTGAGTTAGCGGCTTCTGTTGCCGGTGTACTTAAAGGTGAAGATGATATGGCAGCAGGTAATATCATTGGCTCAAACGTATTTAATATTCTTGCAGTAATGGGGATTCCAGCATTAATTAATCCATCAGAAATTAGTCCTGATCTTATGGGCCGTGATTTCTATGTAATGCTAGGTGTATCTATCTTATTACTCATCATGGCATTAGGAAAAAGCCGCAGCATTAATCGCATAGAAGGCGGTATTTTAGTGACGTGTTTCTGTGTCTACCAAGGCTATTTATTTCTAAATATGGGTTAA
- the ptsN gene encoding PTS IIA-like nitrogen regulatory protein PtsN, whose product MQLSTILSLDCTKSAVQCTSKKRALELISEIAAPQIGQSPQELFESLLNREKMGSTGIGNGIAIPHGRMFNCDNAVAVLIQCQEPIEFDAIDNRPVDILFALLVPDEQCKLHLKTLSSVAEKLNDKQVLRQLRHAENDNELYQIITS is encoded by the coding sequence ATGCAATTAAGCACCATTCTTTCATTGGATTGCACTAAAAGTGCAGTCCAATGCACAAGCAAAAAGCGCGCATTAGAACTTATTAGTGAGATTGCCGCTCCTCAAATTGGCCAAAGCCCTCAAGAACTTTTTGAAAGCTTATTAAACCGAGAGAAAATGGGAAGTACTGGCATAGGTAATGGGATAGCTATCCCCCATGGCCGAATGTTCAATTGTGATAATGCCGTCGCTGTACTTATTCAATGCCAAGAGCCTATAGAATTTGATGCTATTGATAATCGTCCTGTTGATATTCTTTTTGCACTTCTCGTTCCTGATGAACAATGTAAGCTTCATCTAAAAACACTTTCTAGTGTTGCTGAAAAACTCAATGATAAACAAGTATTACGTCAGCTTCGCCATGCGGAAAATGATAACGAGCTTTATCAAATCATCACATCTTAG
- the hpf gene encoding ribosome hibernation promoting factor — protein MQINIAGQNVELTDSLREYVNTKFQKLERFFEHINNVHVVLKLEKVQHVAEATLHVNQGDIHAHSDAEDMYAAIDGLVDKLIRQLNKHKEKLSSH, from the coding sequence ATGCAAATAAACATCGCAGGTCAAAACGTCGAACTAACCGATAGCCTTCGTGAGTATGTGAATACCAAATTCCAAAAATTAGAGCGTTTTTTTGAACACATTAATAATGTACATGTCGTGTTGAAATTAGAAAAAGTACAACATGTAGCAGAAGCAACACTTCACGTAAATCAAGGTGACATACACGCTCATTCTGACGCAGAAGATATGTATGCAGCGATTGATGGTTTGGTTGATAAGTTGATCCGCCAACTCAATAAACATAAAGAAAAACTAAGTAGTCATTAA
- a CDS encoding HPr family phosphocarrier protein: MPISSRHLLIKNRLGLHARAAIKLVEMAQSFEAVITLTNEENTQATADGVMGLLMLDSSQGQYVDVSADGVDAEQALNAICELIEAGFDEDE; encoded by the coding sequence ATGCCAATCTCATCTCGCCACTTATTAATAAAAAATCGATTAGGTTTGCATGCTCGCGCCGCAATAAAATTAGTTGAGATGGCACAAAGCTTTGAGGCTGTGATTACCTTAACCAATGAAGAGAACACTCAAGCAACGGCAGATGGTGTTATGGGGCTTTTAATGCTTGATTCATCACAAGGGCAATACGTAGATGTTTCTGCTGATGGCGTTGATGCAGAGCAAGCCCTCAATGCCATTTGTGAGCTTATTGAAGCGGGTTTTGATGAAGATGAGTAG
- the lptB gene encoding LPS export ABC transporter ATP-binding protein, with translation MAILEAKNLAKTYGSRKVVSDVSLTVESGKIVGLLGPNGAGKTTSFYMIVGLVARDEGSITIDGVDISLQPMHNRSKMGIGYLPQEASIFRKLSVFDNIMAVLQTRKDLNKAERLDKLEELLDEFNIQHIRNSNGMALSGGERRRVEIARALAANPKFILLDEPFAGVDPISVIDIKKIIQHLRDRGLGVLITDHNVRETLDVCEHAYIVSQGHMIANGTPEHVLNDEHVKRVYLGDQFKL, from the coding sequence ATGGCCATATTAGAAGCAAAGAATTTAGCAAAAACATACGGAAGCCGCAAAGTAGTTTCCGATGTAAGCCTTACAGTTGAATCAGGAAAGATTGTTGGTTTATTAGGGCCTAATGGTGCAGGTAAAACGACCTCTTTCTATATGATAGTAGGCTTAGTCGCTCGTGATGAAGGTTCGATTACTATTGATGGTGTCGACATTTCATTGCAACCAATGCATAACCGCTCAAAAATGGGGATAGGCTATCTACCTCAAGAAGCTTCTATTTTTAGAAAATTGTCGGTATTTGACAATATCATGGCCGTTTTACAAACGCGTAAAGATCTAAATAAAGCTGAACGTCTTGATAAACTTGAAGAACTATTAGATGAGTTCAATATCCAGCACATCCGTAATAGTAATGGTATGGCGCTATCTGGTGGTGAACGTCGTCGTGTTGAAATCGCACGCGCACTCGCAGCAAATCCTAAATTCATTTTATTGGATGAACCATTTGCGGGTGTTGACCCTATCTCTGTTATTGATATCAAAAAGATCATCCAACATCTAAGAGATCGTGGTTTAGGCGTATTAATCACTGACCACAATGTTCGCGAAACGCTTGATGTATGTGAGCACGCTTACATCGTAAGTCAAGGTCACATGATTGCAAATGGCACACCTGAACACGTATTAAATGATGAACACGTAAAACGCGTTTATCTTGGTGATCAATTTAAGTTGTAA
- the lptC gene encoding LPS export ABC transporter periplasmic protein LptC: MSLKHLFMAVLLMICSWSGYNLYYDYVKGEQQTTPDQQVPVFTGKGITNNNYDVSGIRNYQINAKALARFGKTGETNFTTPHLFVFKDGELKEWEIISDLGVLNKKHELYLSGNVIVKNLLPDAAFETMTTDSMKIELTTKDFMTEDVVNLIGPTFETTGVGMKGNFTSQEATLLENVQGIYEAFTR, translated from the coding sequence ATGAGCTTAAAACATCTTTTCATGGCCGTTCTATTGATGATTTGTAGCTGGTCAGGCTACAACTTATATTATGACTACGTGAAAGGTGAACAACAGACAACACCAGATCAACAAGTCCCTGTTTTTACAGGTAAAGGGATCACGAATAATAACTACGATGTAAGTGGTATTCGTAACTATCAAATAAATGCAAAAGCATTAGCTCGATTTGGTAAGACTGGTGAAACGAACTTCACAACACCTCACCTTTTTGTATTCAAAGATGGTGAATTAAAAGAATGGGAGATCATCTCCGATCTCGGCGTTTTAAATAAAAAGCACGAACTTTACTTAAGCGGTAACGTCATTGTTAAAAACCTGCTGCCTGACGCTGCATTTGAAACAATGACAACAGACAGTATGAAGATCGAGCTAACGACAAAAGACTTTATGACAGAGGATGTTGTTAATCTCATTGGCCCTACTTTTGAAACAACAGGAGTAGGAATGAAAGGTAACTTCACAAGCCAAGAAGCAACCCTATTAGAAAATGTACAAGGTATCTATGAAGCTTTCACACGTTAG
- the kdsC gene encoding 3-deoxy-manno-octulosonate-8-phosphatase KdsC, whose protein sequence is MTTKLVSTLYGQVEESIFNIAKDIKLLICDVDGVFSDGLVYMGNDGEELKTFHTRDGYGVKSLMSAGVEIAIITGRNSKIVENRMTALGIKLIYQGQDNKLQAYQDILTKLNVAPEHTGYIGDDLIDWPVMEKVALKVCVADGHPLLVQRANYVTTIKGGHGAVREVSDLILEAKGELEQHKGLSI, encoded by the coding sequence ATGACAACAAAATTAGTTTCAACTCTGTATGGCCAAGTTGAAGAGTCTATCTTTAACATAGCAAAAGACATCAAGCTTCTAATTTGTGATGTTGATGGCGTCTTCTCTGATGGCCTTGTTTACATGGGTAATGATGGAGAAGAACTAAAAACGTTCCATACTCGTGATGGCTATGGTGTGAAATCACTCATGTCAGCAGGGGTTGAAATTGCGATTATTACGGGTCGCAACTCAAAAATTGTTGAAAACCGAATGACGGCCCTTGGTATTAAATTGATCTACCAAGGACAAGACAACAAATTACAAGCATACCAAGATATTTTAACTAAACTCAATGTAGCTCCAGAGCATACTGGCTATATTGGTGATGACCTTATTGATTGGCCTGTTATGGAAAAAGTTGCATTAAAGGTATGTGTTGCTGATGGACACCCTTTATTAGTTCAACGAGCAAACTATGTAACAACCATAAAAGGTGGTCATGGTGCTGTTCGTGAAGTAAGCGACCTGATCCTAGAAGCAAAAGGTGAATTAGAGCAACATAAAGGTTTGAGCATATGA
- a CDS encoding RNA polymerase factor sigma-54, whose amino-acid sequence MKASLQLKMGQQLAMTPQLQQAIRLLQLSTLDLQQEIQEALDSNPLLDVEEEALSTPETLTSPEPKSEKETASAEQETPVTDSSDVIESNNISEELEMDASWDDVYSANSGSTGLAIDDDTPIYQGETTESLQDYLMWQADLTPFTDLDRTIATTIIESLDEYGYLTSSLDDILESIGDEEVEMDEVEAVLKRIQQFDPLGVASRDLAECLLLQLATYPADTPWLPETKLILKDHINLLGNRDYRQLAKETKLKESDLKQVMMLIHELDPRPGNRVIDTETEYVIPDVSVFKHNGKWVVTINPDSVPRLKVNAEYAALGKTMGNTPDGQFIRTNLQEAKWLIKSLESRNETLLKVARCIVEHQQDFFEYGEEAMKPMVLNDIALDVDMHESTISRVTTQKFMHTPRGIFELKYFFSSHVSTDNGGECSSTAIRALVKKLVAAENQAKPLSDSKIATLLAEQGIQVARRTIAKYRESLGIAPSNQRKRLL is encoded by the coding sequence ATGAAAGCATCTCTTCAGCTAAAAATGGGACAACAACTTGCTATGACGCCTCAGTTGCAGCAAGCTATTCGATTATTGCAATTATCGACCCTTGACCTACAGCAAGAGATTCAAGAAGCGCTCGACTCAAATCCACTTCTAGATGTAGAAGAGGAAGCATTAAGCACACCTGAAACTCTTACCTCTCCTGAGCCTAAATCAGAAAAAGAAACCGCATCAGCAGAGCAAGAAACACCAGTAACTGATAGCAGCGATGTCATCGAAAGCAATAACATTTCAGAAGAACTTGAGATGGATGCAAGTTGGGATGATGTTTATAGCGCAAACAGTGGAAGCACTGGATTAGCCATTGATGATGACACACCTATTTATCAAGGTGAAACCACAGAAAGCTTGCAAGATTATCTGATGTGGCAAGCTGACTTAACCCCATTTACCGATCTTGATCGAACAATCGCAACCACGATTATCGAGTCATTAGATGAATACGGTTACCTGACTAGTTCTCTCGACGATATTTTAGAAAGTATTGGAGATGAAGAGGTTGAAATGGATGAAGTTGAAGCGGTTTTAAAACGCATTCAACAATTTGATCCATTAGGTGTTGCTTCTCGTGATTTAGCTGAGTGTCTATTACTTCAACTTGCAACTTACCCTGCTGATACCCCTTGGTTACCTGAAACTAAGCTGATTTTAAAAGATCATATTAATTTATTAGGAAATCGAGACTACCGACAACTAGCAAAAGAGACTAAGCTTAAAGAAAGTGATTTAAAACAAGTCATGATGCTTATTCACGAGTTAGATCCTCGTCCAGGTAACCGTGTTATCGATACTGAAACTGAGTACGTTATTCCTGATGTTTCTGTATTCAAACATAATGGAAAATGGGTTGTAACCATTAATCCTGATAGTGTTCCTCGCTTAAAAGTAAATGCGGAATATGCGGCTCTTGGTAAGACAATGGGCAACACTCCAGATGGGCAATTCATTCGGACCAATTTGCAAGAGGCAAAGTGGTTAATTAAGAGCTTAGAGAGCAGAAACGAGACGCTGCTCAAAGTTGCACGTTGTATAGTTGAACATCAACAAGATTTCTTCGAATATGGTGAAGAAGCAATGAAACCTATGGTTTTAAATGACATCGCATTAGATGTCGATATGCACGAATCCACCATATCACGAGTAACAACACAGAAGTTCATGCATACCCCTCGAGGTATTTTTGAATTGAAATATTTCTTCTCTAGTCATGTTAGTACGGATAATGGTGGTGAATGCTCATCTACAGCAATCCGAGCACTAGTGAAAAAATTGGTTGCGGCTGAGAATCAAGCTAAGCCGTTAAGTGATAGTAAAATTGCAACCTTACTGGCTGAGCAAGGGATCCAAGTAGCACGCCGTACCATTGCTAAATATCGTGAATCACTTGGTATCGCACCATCAAATCAGCGTAAGCGTTTACTTTAA
- the lptA gene encoding lipopolysaccharide transport periplasmic protein LptA, which yields MKLSHVSLLASLLFSASSWALSSDTEQPIHINSNSQNFDMQSNQVTFTGNVTLKQGSIEIFADKIVVIRPQGKEGREVLEAYGKPTRFSQLTDDGKTLKGKANKLRYELENEFLKMTDSAELTQDDSIIKGKVITYNMKTQKLIADGGKDDRVTTILQPSQLNNK from the coding sequence ATGAAGCTTTCACACGTTAGTCTACTTGCAAGTCTACTTTTTAGCGCTTCAAGCTGGGCATTGAGTAGCGATACAGAACAACCGATCCACATTAATTCAAATTCACAGAATTTTGATATGCAAAGTAATCAAGTAACCTTCACAGGTAACGTGACACTAAAACAAGGCAGCATCGAAATTTTTGCAGATAAAATTGTGGTAATTCGTCCTCAAGGTAAAGAAGGACGAGAAGTGTTAGAAGCATATGGAAAACCAACTCGCTTTAGCCAATTAACGGATGATGGCAAAACACTAAAGGGTAAAGCAAACAAATTGCGTTATGAGCTAGAAAACGAATTTCTAAAAATGACAGATAGCGCAGAGTTAACCCAAGATGACAGCATCATAAAAGGTAAAGTAATTACCTATAATATGAAGACTCAAAAACTGATTGCTGATGGTGGTAAAGACGATCGCGTAACAACCATCCTTCAGCCTAGCCAATTGAATAATAAATAA
- the mlaE gene encoding lipid asymmetry maintenance ABC transporter permease subunit MlaE — MSNFSLVSSIEQIGRRALSVCEAFGRATFMLLGAIFAKPQPIKMFPLLLKQLYSVGVLSLVIIVVSGLFIGMVISLQGYIILVDYGAETSLGQLVSLSLLRELGPVVTALLFAGRAGSALTAEIGLMKTTEQISSMEMMAVDPLRQIIAPRLWAGIISMPILAVIFMAVGIWGGQIVGVEWKGIDYGSFWSVMQSSVDVRYDIINSLIKCVVFAFIVTWIALFNGYDATPTSEGISLATTRTVVHSSLAVLGIDFVLTALMFGN; from the coding sequence ATGAGTAATTTTTCACTTGTCTCCTCAATAGAACAGATAGGACGACGAGCTTTATCGGTTTGTGAGGCCTTTGGTCGTGCAACCTTTATGTTGCTTGGCGCAATATTTGCGAAACCTCAACCAATAAAAATGTTTCCTTTGTTGCTAAAGCAACTCTATTCCGTAGGTGTTTTATCTTTAGTGATTATTGTGGTGTCAGGGCTCTTTATTGGCATGGTAATCAGCTTGCAAGGTTATATTATTTTAGTTGATTACGGGGCAGAGACCAGTTTAGGGCAGCTTGTTTCCTTATCATTACTTAGAGAGTTAGGGCCTGTGGTAACAGCGCTATTGTTTGCGGGACGCGCAGGCTCCGCATTAACCGCTGAAATTGGATTAATGAAAACCACCGAACAAATTTCAAGTATGGAGATGATGGCAGTAGACCCGCTGCGTCAAATTATTGCACCTCGTCTATGGGCAGGGATCATTTCGATGCCAATTCTCGCTGTCATCTTTATGGCAGTGGGTATTTGGGGAGGACAAATTGTCGGAGTTGAATGGAAAGGGATTGATTACGGCAGTTTTTGGTCGGTAATGCAATCATCGGTTGATGTGCGATATGACATTATAAATAGCTTAATTAAATGTGTGGTGTTTGCGTTTATTGTTACATGGATTGCTCTGTTTAATGGTTATGATGCAACGCCGACTTCTGAAGGTATTTCATTGGCAACGACACGTACAGTAGTGCACTCTTCGTTGGCGGTATTAGGTATTGATTTTGTGCTTACGGCACTGATGTTTGGGAACTAA
- the mlaD gene encoding outer membrane lipid asymmetry maintenance protein MlaD: MQQTRKVEFFVGLFVLAGMAALLMLLLKVADVRSGGSGEYYTLNAQFDNIGSLKSRSPVKVGGVVIGRVDNITLDKESYLPIVSMQIDKQFGSFPETSAAQILTSGLIGEQYIGIVPGFIDEDIDMLGNGDFIEDTKSALVLEDMIGQVLYSIGGDSSEASEEE; this comes from the coding sequence ATGCAACAGACACGTAAAGTAGAATTTTTTGTTGGCCTTTTTGTATTAGCAGGAATGGCCGCTCTACTGATGTTATTACTTAAAGTTGCGGATGTTCGCAGTGGTGGTAGTGGCGAGTATTACACCCTAAATGCTCAATTTGATAACATCGGAAGTTTAAAATCACGCTCACCAGTAAAAGTAGGTGGTGTTGTTATTGGTCGTGTAGATAACATTACTCTTGATAAAGAGAGTTATTTACCTATCGTCAGTATGCAAATAGATAAGCAATTTGGTTCGTTTCCTGAAACCTCTGCGGCTCAGATTTTAACGTCGGGTTTAATTGGCGAGCAATACATTGGGATTGTTCCAGGTTTTATTGATGAAGATATTGATATGTTAGGTAATGGTGATTTTATTGAAGATACCAAATCAGCATTAGTATTAGAGGATATGATCGGGCAAGTGCTATACAGCATTGGTGGTGATTCGTCAGAAGCAAGTGAGGAAGAGTAA
- the mgtE gene encoding magnesium transporter has translation MQELQDFDQTHQTLQEVSNALDSGMFVHVRRLLQDMEPEDIAHLLEASPRKSRNVLWQLTDPEDYGEILDELSEDVKDGIVSQMAPESIAEATEGMETDDVAYVLRSLPDDVSREVLSQMDTVDRFRVETALSYPEDTAGGMMNTDFITIRADVEIDVVLRYLRMKGELPEATDALYVLDEESRLIGHLSLTTILTAQPDVLVSDVMEDADEAIPVNTDDGEVANLFERRNWVSAPVVDENNLLLGRITIDDVVDVIREDAEHSMMSMAGMDDEEDTFAPVVKSARRRSVWLGMNVLAALAAASVSNMFEATLAQMASIAVLMTIVPSMGGVAGNQTVALVIRGLAVGHIGDSNKKELLMKEAGIGILNGILWAAIIGGIVMVWKGDIMLGAIISAAMLVNLTVAGVAGVSIPLILKKMNIDPALAGGMALTTITDVIGLFAFLGLATILM, from the coding sequence ATGCAAGAGCTACAAGATTTCGATCAAACCCATCAAACTCTTCAAGAAGTATCTAATGCACTTGATAGTGGGATGTTTGTCCATGTTCGTCGTTTACTACAGGACATGGAACCCGAGGATATTGCCCATTTATTAGAAGCTTCGCCCAGAAAAAGCCGTAACGTATTATGGCAGCTAACCGATCCTGAAGATTACGGTGAGATCCTTGATGAGCTATCTGAAGATGTAAAAGATGGTATCGTCTCTCAAATGGCTCCAGAAAGCATTGCTGAAGCAACGGAAGGTATGGAGACAGATGATGTCGCTTACGTTCTTCGTAGCTTACCTGACGATGTCTCTCGTGAAGTATTAAGTCAAATGGATACGGTTGATCGCTTCCGCGTTGAAACCGCTCTATCGTACCCAGAAGACACCGCTGGCGGTATGATGAATACCGACTTCATTACGATTCGTGCTGATGTAGAGATCGATGTAGTTCTTCGTTACCTTCGTATGAAAGGTGAATTACCAGAAGCCACCGATGCATTGTACGTATTAGATGAAGAAAGCCGCTTAATTGGTCATTTATCTTTAACAACAATTCTTACCGCCCAACCAGATGTTCTTGTCAGCGATGTAATGGAAGACGCCGATGAAGCCATTCCTGTAAATACGGATGATGGTGAAGTTGCGAATTTATTTGAACGTCGTAACTGGGTTTCAGCACCGGTCGTTGATGAAAATAATTTACTCTTAGGTCGTATCACTATCGATGATGTTGTCGATGTTATTCGTGAAGATGCTGAACACTCAATGATGAGTATGGCCGGTATGGATGACGAAGAAGATACCTTTGCACCCGTAGTAAAATCAGCACGTCGTCGTAGTGTATGGCTTGGTATGAATGTACTTGCAGCACTTGCAGCGGCATCTGTGTCAAACATGTTTGAAGCAACCTTAGCACAAATGGCTTCTATTGCAGTTTTAATGACAATCGTACCCTCAATGGGCGGTGTTGCTGGTAACCAAACCGTTGCTCTGGTTATTCGTGGTTTAGCTGTGGGTCATATCGGTGACAGTAACAAAAAAGAACTGCTTATGAAAGAAGCGGGGATCGGTATCTTAAATGGTATTCTTTGGGCTGCTATCATTGGCGGTATAGTGATGGTTTGGAAAGGCGACATCATGCTTGGCGCTATTATTTCTGCTGCTATGTTGGTTAACCTTACTGTAGCCGGTGTTGCGGGTGTATCGATTCCTTTGATTCTTAAAAAAATGAATATCGATCCTGCATTAGCAGGTGGTATGGCATTAACAACCATTACCGATGTTATCGGCCTATTTGCTTTCCTTGGCCTAGCAACCATTCTGATGTAA
- the kdsD gene encoding arabinose-5-phosphate isomerase KdsD — MATQFDFCKAGKNVLQIEIDALTQLSNYINDDFTKACQLMLECKQKVVVMGMGKSGHIGNKIAATLASTGTPSFFVHPGEASHGDLGMIEKGDIVIAISNSGEASEILALLPVIKRLGITLITMTGKPESSMAKVADVNLQITVPQEACPLGLAPTSSTTATLAMGDAFAVALLQARGFTADDFALSHPGGALGRKLLLLLSDIMHTGDELPMVTADALIKTALLEVSEKGLGMTAIVDNEQKVIGIFTDGDLRRLLDNKIDIHTQTIGEVMTHSPAVANPNLLAVEGLNLMQDKKINGLLLCDETHRLVGALNMHDLLKAGVM, encoded by the coding sequence ATGGCAACTCAGTTTGATTTCTGCAAAGCAGGAAAAAATGTTCTTCAAATTGAAATCGATGCTCTTACCCAACTCAGCAATTACATTAACGATGACTTCACTAAAGCGTGTCAATTAATGCTTGAATGCAAGCAAAAAGTCGTTGTTATGGGAATGGGTAAATCAGGTCACATTGGTAATAAGATTGCAGCTACCTTAGCAAGTACAGGCACTCCCTCTTTCTTTGTACACCCTGGCGAAGCAAGCCATGGTGATTTAGGCATGATTGAAAAAGGCGATATTGTTATTGCTATTTCTAACTCAGGTGAAGCGTCTGAAATCCTTGCTTTACTGCCAGTAATTAAACGTCTAGGTATCACGTTAATTACAATGACAGGTAAACCGGAATCTAGCATGGCAAAAGTAGCTGATGTGAACCTTCAAATTACGGTTCCTCAAGAAGCTTGCCCTCTTGGTTTAGCGCCAACATCAAGTACAACAGCAACCCTTGCTATGGGAGACGCTTTTGCTGTTGCGCTTCTTCAAGCAAGAGGCTTTACTGCTGATGACTTTGCTTTATCACATCCAGGTGGCGCTTTAGGTCGTAAATTACTACTCTTATTATCAGACATCATGCATACAGGTGATGAATTACCAATGGTTACGGCTGATGCTCTTATTAAAACAGCACTTTTAGAAGTGTCTGAAAAAGGGTTAGGAATGACAGCTATCGTTGATAACGAGCAAAAAGTAATTGGTATCTTCACTGATGGTGATTTACGTCGCCTTTTAGATAATAAGATCGATATCCATACTCAAACTATTGGAGAAGTAATGACACACTCTCCAGCGGTTGCTAATCCAAACTTACTTGCTGTTGAAGGTCTAAACCTAATGCAAGATAAGAAAATAAATGGATTATTACTTTGTGATGAAACTCATCGTTTAGTTGGTGCATTGAATATGCATGACTTATTAAAAGCGGGAGTGATGTAA
- the rapZ gene encoding RNase adapter RapZ: protein MKLMVVSGSSGAGKSVALRVLEDLGYYCVDNLPIDLLTQFVESIQHSSQNVAVSVDIRNLPKDPALLKNTLALLKKTHDVTVIFLDAEDKELIKRYSETRRLHPLSLIGEQCSLEQAVTLEKSILSDYREEADLVLDTTTKSIHDLSETLRSRILGRESKELVMVFESFGFKHGLPTDADYVFDVRFLPNPHWEPSLRPMTGLDKPVADYLAKHAEVIQLKEQIQQFLTTWLPALEKNNRSYLTVAIGCTGGQHRSVYITQQLGEYFKQQGKQVQIRHKTLERH from the coding sequence ATGAAACTCATGGTAGTTAGCGGAAGCTCTGGAGCAGGCAAATCTGTCGCTTTACGTGTATTAGAAGATCTTGGTTATTATTGTGTTGATAATTTACCGATTGATTTACTCACGCAGTTTGTAGAGTCCATTCAACATAGCAGTCAAAATGTCGCTGTTAGTGTTGATATCCGCAACCTACCTAAAGATCCTGCATTATTAAAAAACACCTTAGCACTATTAAAGAAAACACATGATGTTACGGTTATCTTTTTAGATGCTGAAGATAAAGAATTAATTAAACGATACAGTGAAACTCGCCGCTTGCACCCTCTCTCTTTAATTGGTGAGCAGTGTTCTTTAGAGCAAGCCGTAACACTTGAGAAAAGCATATTAAGTGACTATAGAGAAGAAGCTGATCTTGTTTTAGATACCACAACAAAATCGATTCATGATTTAAGTGAAACCCTACGCTCACGGATCCTAGGTCGAGAATCTAAAGAGTTGGTGATGGTATTTGAATCTTTTGGATTTAAGCACGGTTTACCCACCGATGCTGATTATGTTTTTGATGTACGCTTCTTACCTAATCCTCATTGGGAACCAAGTTTACGCCCAATGACAGGGTTAGATAAACCCGTTGCTGACTATTTAGCAAAACACGCAGAAGTAATCCAACTTAAAGAGCAAATCCAACAATTTTTGACCACTTGGCTACCTGCTCTTGAAAAAAACAATCGTAGTTATTTAACCGTAGCGATTGGTTGTACTGGCGGTCAACACCGCTCTGTTTATATTACCCAACAATTAGGTGAATACTTTAAACAGCAAGGTAAACAAGTTCAGATCCGTCATAAAACCCTAGAAAGACATTAA